A part of Desulfitibacter alkalitolerans DSM 16504 genomic DNA contains:
- a CDS encoding 4Fe-4S dicluster domain-containing protein has product MVINMERRRFIKTSLTAGFAVAINPLSAASVLADNNKEAILMDNVKCVNCQRCVKACSDLYEVDPNHPYLIVEQHKKDGMLYKKRISCMHCHDAPCVKACPTRTLYKGDNGFTYVNRNTCIGCGYCMKVCPYNIISLYKNRVNKCVGCRELTSRGMLPRCVSACPVRALQFGAREKIIAAGAASTDSLTTKYPRANLYGGSTLGGLGVLLILGDNPEAYGYPEEPTLNLLLRGWKDYLHTGGLFVTAAVAAIGIATFGIARKNYKNEKFSGDGGAKDE; this is encoded by the coding sequence ATGGTTATTAACATGGAACGCAGGAGATTTATCAAAACATCTTTAACTGCCGGGTTTGCTGTTGCAATAAATCCTCTAAGCGCTGCATCAGTATTAGCGGATAATAACAAAGAGGCAATTCTCATGGATAATGTTAAATGTGTCAACTGTCAAAGATGTGTAAAGGCCTGTAGTGACCTTTACGAGGTTGATCCTAACCATCCATATTTAATTGTTGAACAGCATAAGAAGGACGGCATGCTCTATAAAAAAAGGATTTCATGTATGCACTGCCATGATGCTCCCTGTGTTAAAGCATGTCCAACTCGTACCCTCTATAAGGGAGATAATGGCTTTACATATGTTAACAGGAATACCTGCATTGGCTGTGGCTACTGTATGAAGGTGTGTCCTTATAATATCATCTCTCTATATAAAAACAGGGTCAACAAATGTGTTGGCTGTAGAGAACTCACCAGCAGGGGGATGCTTCCTAGATGTGTTAGTGCCTGTCCAGTAAGGGCCCTTCAATTTGGTGCCAGGGAAAAAATCATTGCTGCAGGAGCAGCTAGTACAGACAGTTTAACAACCAAATATCCCAGGGCAAATCTTTATGGGGGCAGTACCCTGGGAGGATTAGGTGTCCTGCTAATTTTGGGTGATAATCCTGAAGCTTATGGTTACCCAGAGGAACCAACATTAAATCTACTCTTAAGGGGATGGAAGGATTATTTACATACTGGAGGGCTATTTGTTACAGCTGCTGTAGCTGCAATTGGCATTGCAACCTTTGGGATAGCCAGAAAAAACTATAAAAATGAGAAGTTTAGTGGAGATGGAGGCGCCAAAGATGAATAA
- a CDS encoding rhodanese-like domain-containing protein: MAKRMRWIVLLLIAGMFIFSLAGCGGQQQTSPPPTQEQPAPQEPALDPQEVLKQAAKDYFAHIAAGNNNITDFVKIKEMLDDNPDSALIIDIRSGEDFEKGHIPGAVHVDRGKVAEIMDRIPRNKPVFVTCYTGQNAGYTVAYLRMAGFENVTSMFYGIDLGWVERGKFTLDETGMVSAFDLPPVSSPRTPEEEIIWNRAGEYAAEIAAGQIGFIGVGDPQKAFYEELQANPMSAVVYDIRAAKGEAHDYDTYHIEHSKHVPWGQFGDVLEELPTNVPVVIGCYSGQTAAQTLGVLRMLGFDNARSILYGVRDGWVAKSELPVVKP; encoded by the coding sequence GTGGCAAAAAGAATGAGATGGATAGTTTTGTTATTAATAGCAGGGATGTTCATATTTAGTTTAGCGGGATGTGGTGGTCAACAACAAACCAGCCCACCACCAACCCAGGAGCAGCCTGCACCACAAGAGCCAGCTTTAGATCCACAGGAAGTGTTAAAGCAGGCTGCAAAGGACTACTTTGCCCATATTGCTGCCGGTAACAATAACATAACAGATTTTGTTAAGATTAAAGAAATGTTGGACGATAATCCTGATTCAGCCTTAATAATTGACATTCGCAGTGGCGAGGATTTTGAAAAGGGACATATACCAGGAGCTGTTCATGTTGACAGGGGCAAGGTTGCAGAGATAATGGACCGTATTCCCAGAAATAAACCTGTATTTGTCACATGCTATACTGGTCAAAATGCAGGATATACTGTTGCCTACCTGAGAATGGCCGGTTTTGAAAATGTTACATCTATGTTTTATGGAATCGATTTGGGATGGGTAGAAAGGGGTAAATTCACACTAGATGAAACTGGAATGGTATCTGCCTTTGATCTTCCTCCAGTATCCTCGCCTCGTACCCCTGAGGAAGAAATTATCTGGAATAGGGCCGGGGAATACGCTGCTGAAATTGCTGCTGGCCAAATTGGGTTTATAGGTGTTGGCGATCCCCAGAAAGCATTTTATGAGGAGCTTCAGGCTAACCCCATGTCTGCAGTGGTTTATGATATTAGAGCTGCAAAGGGTGAAGCCCATGACTATGACACATATCATATAGAACACTCAAAACATGTACCCTGGGGTCAATTTGGTGATGTTTTAGAGGAGCTGCCTACGAATGTACCTGTAGTTATTGGCTGCTACTCTGGCCAGACTGCTGCTCAAACCCTGGGAGTGCTTCGCATGTTAGGCTTTGACAATGCTAGAAGTATACTATACGGTGTTCGTGATGGTTGGGTTGCAAAGAGCGAGCTGCCTGTAGTGAAACCGTAA